A single Candidatus Saccharimonadales bacterium DNA region contains:
- the rimK gene encoding 30S ribosomal protein S6--L-glutamate ligase: MKIAILSKGPGNYSTKRLKEEAILRGHDARVINYAECYIAVERNNPVVRYKGEELSDFDVVIPRIAQSYTKYGTAIVRQFEMRGVYTTASSIAINRSRDKLRSYQLLARAGVDIPKTLFARETASFEDLIERAGGPPLIIKVAKGTHGNGVVLAETAKAAKAVMQAFYVEGVNFVVQEFVAESAGTDVRAIVVGNRVVASFERQNLDEDFRSNTHQGGVAKPVKLTDEERHIAIKAAKAMGLPICGVDMLRSKRGPLVMEVNSSASLRSPEEVCHRNVAEKVIEYIELNAKRKQKKDRIGA, from the coding sequence ATGAAGATAGCTATTCTTTCCAAAGGACCTGGCAACTACAGTACCAAACGCCTCAAAGAAGAGGCTATTCTGCGTGGCCATGATGCTCGTGTTATCAACTATGCAGAATGCTACATAGCCGTTGAACGAAACAATCCGGTTGTACGCTATAAGGGCGAGGAGCTCAGTGACTTTGATGTTGTCATCCCCCGTATTGCTCAGTCATATACCAAATACGGAACGGCCATCGTTCGTCAGTTCGAGATGCGTGGTGTCTACACGACGGCTAGTTCGATCGCTATCAATCGCAGCCGCGACAAGCTTCGTTCGTACCAGCTACTTGCCAGAGCGGGCGTAGATATTCCGAAAACCCTCTTTGCCCGTGAGACCGCCTCGTTCGAGGACCTGATCGAGCGTGCAGGCGGGCCACCACTGATTATTAAGGTGGCGAAGGGTACACATGGCAACGGTGTTGTGCTGGCCGAGACCGCTAAGGCGGCCAAGGCAGTTATGCAGGCCTTCTACGTTGAAGGCGTTAACTTCGTTGTTCAGGAGTTCGTGGCCGAATCGGCCGGCACTGATGTCCGGGCAATCGTGGTTGGCAATCGTGTGGTGGCCAGCTTTGAACGACAGAACCTTGACGAGGACTTCCGGTCAAACACCCACCAGGGCGGCGTTGCCAAGCCAGTCAAACTGACCGACGAAGAACGTCACATTGCTATCAAAGCAGCTAAGGCTATGGGTCTGCCAATCTGTGGTGTCGACATGCTTCGCTCCAAGCGAGGGCCACTGGTCATGGAGGTCAACTCTTCTGCCAGCCTGCGCTCGCCAGAGGAAGTCTGTCATCGGAATGTCGCCGAGAAGGTGATCGAATACATCGAGCTGAATGCCAAGCGTAAGCAGAAAAAAGATCGCATCGGCGCTTAA
- a CDS encoding RimK/LysX family protein: MATTRPHSKNKQLPVIGRHALVSFPSLGIVEVLAKVDTGAASSSIHAENIHVEINAGGQDELVFEIPKTKRLKTKTGGTETVRTTAFTEHKVRSSNGGVERRYYVTAELKVGGVHFLTPVSLNDRSTLSFPVLIGRRTLHSHFLVDASLDERGLFSEMPPLGFDDWQKLRDYEAKQAKKPYLQED; encoded by the coding sequence ATGGCTACAACTCGACCTCACAGCAAGAACAAGCAACTGCCTGTTATTGGCCGTCACGCGCTCGTCTCTTTCCCATCGCTTGGGATTGTTGAGGTATTGGCCAAAGTTGATACGGGGGCCGCTAGTAGCTCGATTCATGCTGAGAATATTCATGTCGAGATAAATGCTGGAGGGCAGGATGAGCTGGTCTTTGAGATCCCCAAGACAAAGAGACTCAAGACGAAGACAGGCGGGACTGAGACGGTTCGAACGACCGCTTTCACTGAACATAAGGTTCGTAGCTCAAACGGTGGTGTCGAGCGGCGCTACTACGTAACGGCTGAACTGAAAGTAGGTGGTGTTCACTTCCTAACACCGGTTAGTCTTAACGACAGATCAACTCTCTCGTTCCCGGTGCTTATCGGGAGGCGAACGCTTCACTCACATTTTCTCGTTGATGCATCGCTTGACGAGCGAGGTCTCTTCAGCGAGATGCCCCCACTTGGGTTTGACGACTGGCAGAAACTACGAGATTATGAAGCTAAACAGGCCAAGAAGCCGTATCTACAAGAAGACTAA